The following coding sequences lie in one Glycine max cultivar Williams 82 chromosome 19, Glycine_max_v4.0, whole genome shotgun sequence genomic window:
- the LOC100803276 gene encoding U5 small nuclear ribonucleoprotein 40 kDa protein, whose translation MQVFPSEGESALSVVGPRPMEWSTVPYNAPQAPGPNGKQRTSSLESPIMLLSGHQSAIYTMKFNPAGSVVASGSHDREIFLWNVHGDCKNFMVLKGHKNAVLDLHWTTDGTQIVSASPDKTVRAWDVETGKQIKKMVEHLSYVNSCCPSRRGPPLVVSGSDDGTAKLWDMRQRGSIQTFPDKYQITAVGFSDASDKIFTGGIDNDVKIWDLRKGEVTMTLQGHQDMITAMQLSPDGSYLLTNGMDCKLCIWDMRPYAPQNRCVKVLEGHQHNFEKNLLKCGWSPDGSKVTAGSSDRMVYIWDTTSRRILYKLPGHNGSVNECVFHPNEPIIGSCSSDKQIYLGEI comes from the coding sequence ATGCAAGTTTTTCCCAGTGAAGGCGAAAGTGCTTTGTCAGTTGTTGGTCCAAGGCCAATGGAATGGTCTACTGTTCCATACAATGCCCCTCAAGCTCCTGGGCCAAATGGAAAGCAGCGGACCTCAAGTTTAGAATCACCAATCATGTTGCTGTCAGGTCACCAGAGTGCTATATATACCATGAAGTTCAATCCAGCAGGATCAGTCGTTGCATCTGGATCTCATGACAGGGAAATTTTCCTCTGGAATGTGCATGGGGATTGCAAGAACTTCATGGTTCTGAAAGGTCACAAGAATGCAGTTTTAGATCTTCACTGGACTACAGACGGGACACAAATAGTCTCTGCCAGCCCGGACAAAACAGTGAGGGCATGGGATGTGGAAACaggaaaacaaatcaaaaagaTGGTAGAACATCTCTCATATGTTAATTCATGTTGTCCTTCCCGAAGGGGACCACCTCTTGTGGTGAGTGGCTCTGATGACGGAACTGCTAAATTATGGGATATGCGTCAGAGGGGTTCCATCCAAACATTCCCAGATAAATACCAGATTACGGCTGTTGGCTTCTCTGATGCATCGGATAAGATCTTCACTGGTGGTATTGATAATGATGTAAAGATTTGGGATTTGCGTAAAGGTGAAGTTACCATGACACTACAAGGTCATCAAGATATGATTACTGCTATGCAATTGAGTCCTGATGGGTCCTACCTTCTTACAAATGGCATGGATTGCAAGCTTTGCATTTGGGATATGCGTCCGTATGCTCCACAAAATCGGTGTGTGAAGGTGTTGGAAGGGCACCAACACAACTTTGAAAAGAACTTGTTGAAGTGTGGTTGGTCTCCTGATGGAAGCAAGGTAACAGCTGGTAGTTCTGATCGAATGGTTTACATCTGGGATACCACTTCTCGCCGCATCTTGTATAAGCTTCCCGGTCACAATGGATCTGTTAATGAGTGTGTTTTTCATCCCAATGAGCCTATTATTGGATCTTGCAGCAGTGACAAGCAGATTTATCTTGGGGAGATATGA
- the LOC100783837 gene encoding receptor-like protein EIX1, with protein sequence MVSSISQTSILLLLLFYASTFQKGMSNNLREVRCNEKDRQTLLIFKQGIVRDPYNKLVTWSSEKDCCAWKGVQCDNTTSRVTKLDLSTQSLEGEMNLALLELEFLNHLDLSMNNFNAISIPSIPNDVISDSNLQYLDLSLSGYNLSMDNLNWLSQLSSLKQLDLRGTDLHKETNWLLAMPPSLSNLYLRDCQLTSISPSANLTSLVTVDLSYNNFNSELPCWLFNLSNDISHLDLSWSSLHGEIPLSLFNHQNLEYLDLSHNMFSGSIPSSLGNLTSLTFLDIGSNSFSGTISETHFSRLRNLEYLHLSNSSFAFHFNPEWVPLFQLKVLDLDNTNQGAKLPSWIYTQKSLEYLDISSSGITFVDEDRFKRLIAGNYFMLDMSNNSINEDISNVMLNSSFIKLRHNNFSGRLPQLSNVQYVDLSHNSFTGSIPPGWQNLNYLFYINLWSNKLFGEVPVELSNLTRLEVMNLGKNEFYGTIPINMPQNLQVVILRYNHFEGSIPPQLFNLSFLAHLDLAHNKLSGSIPQVTYNITQMVRSEFSHSFVDDDLINLFTKGQDYEYNLKWPRATVDLSANNLTGEIPLELFGLIQVQTLNLSYNHLIGTIPKTIGGMKNLESLDLSNNKLFGEIPQTMTTLSFLSYLNMSCNNFTGQIPIGTQLQSFDASSYIGNPELCGAPLPKCNTEDNNHGNATENTDGDSEKESLYLGMGVGFAVGFWGFCGSLLLLRKWRHKYYRFFDRLADQLYVTYMGKFNIFVNREAPVS encoded by the coding sequence ATGGTGTCCTCTATTTCTCAAACTTCAATCCTTTTGCTCCTACTTTTTTATGCATCCACATTCCAAAAAGGTATGTCTAATAATCTTAGGGAGGTTCGTTGCAATGAGAAGGATCGACAGACATTGCTAATCTTCAAACAAGGCATTGTTCGTGATCCATATAACAAGCTCGTGACGTGGTCAAGTGAAAAAGACTGTTGTGCATGGAAGGGTGTTCAGTGTGACAACACCACAAGCAGAGTTACAAAACTTGATCTATCTACACAATCTCTGGAAGGTGAAATGAACTTAGCTTTGCTGGAACTTGAATTTCTAAATCACTTGGATTTGAGTATGAACAACTTTAATGCTATTAGCATTCCATCTATTCCCAATGATGTCATATCTGACTCTAACCTCCAGTACCTTGACTTATCTTTGAGTGGTTATAATCTTTCCATGGATAATCTTAATTGGCTTTCTCAACTTTCTTCCTTGAAACAACTTGACCTCAGAGGGACTGATCTCCACAAAGAAACCAACTGGCTTTTGGCTATGCCTCCTTCATTATCAAACTTATACTTGAGAGATTGTCAACTAACCAGCATAAGTCCTTCTGCGAATCTTACCTCACTCGTAACTGTTGATCTTTCTTATAACAATTTCAACTCTGAATTACCATGTTGGCTGTTTAATCTCAGTAATGACATCTCTCATCTCGATCTTTCATGGAGTAGTTTACATGGTGAAATACCTTTAAGTTTGTTCAACCACCAAAATTTGGAATACCTTGATCTATCCCACAACATGTTTTCTGGTTCCATTCCTTCGAGTTTGGGAAATCTCACATCCTTAACTTTCCTAGATATTGGTTCTAATTCCTTTTCCGGTACAATATCTGAAACTCATTTTTCTAGACTCCGCAATTTAGAATATTTACACTTGAGCAATTCAAGTTTTGCATTTCATTTCAATCCTGAATGGGTTCCTCTGTTTCAACTTAAAGtgcttgatttggataatacaAATCAAGGTGCCAAACTTCCATCATGGATATATACCCAAAAATCACTTGAGTATCTGGATATATCAAGCTCGGGAATTACATTTGTGGATGAAGATAGGTTTAAGAGACTTATAGCTGGAAATTATTTTATGCTCGATATGTCCAACAATTCAATCAATGAAGACATATCGAACGTGATGCTGAATTCTAGCTTTATAAAGTTACGCCATAATAACTTCTCAGGAAGGCTCCCACAATTATCAAATGTCCAATATGTGGATTTATCTCATAACTCTTTCACAGGATCAATTCCTCCTGGGTGGCAGAACttgaattatttgttttatattaacTTGTGGAGTAATAAGTTATTTGGTGAAGTTCCTGTGGAACTCTCAAACTTGACGCGATTAGAAGTCATGAACCTgggaaaaaatgaattttatggaACTATTCCGATCAACATGCCACAAAATTTACAAGTGGTGATATTGAGATATAATCACTTTGAGGGTAGTATTCCACCACAACTGTTCAATCTCTCTTTTCTAGCTCACTTGGATCTTGCCCACAATAAGCTTTCAGGATCAATACCTCAGGTTACGTATAACATTACCCAAATGGTTAGGAGTGAATTTTCACACAGCTTTGTTGATGATGACTTAATCAATTTGTTTACAAAAGGTCAAGATTATGAATATAATCTTAAGTGGCCTAGGGCAACTGTTGACCTTTCAGCTAACAACCTGACTGGAGAAATTCCTTTGGAATTATTTGGGCTGATTCAAGTTCAAACGTTGAATTTATCTTACAATCATTTGATTGGAACAATACCAAAGACCATTGGAGGCATGAAAAATCTCGAATCTCTTGATCTCTCTAATAATAAGCTTTTTGGAGAAATTCCACAAACCATGACTACACTGTCTTTTCTGAGTTATTTGAACATGTCATGCAACAATTTTACTGGACAAATCCCAATAGGTACTCAACTTCAGAGTTTTGATGCATCAAGCTATATTGGGAATCCAGAACTTTGTGGAGCTCCTCTTCCTAAATGTAACACAGAAGACAACAATCATGGTAATGCAACAGAAAATACAGATGGTGACTCTGAAAAGGAATCACTCTATCTTGGGATGGGAGTTGGATTTGCAGTTGGATTTTGGGGATTTTGTGGTTCTTTGCTCCTTCTTAGGAAATGGAGACATAAATACTATCGGTTCTTTGATCGACTGGCCGACCAACTGTATGTTACTTATATGGGGAAATTCAACATATTTGTAAACAGAGAAGCACCTGTTAGTTGA